In the Zingiber officinale cultivar Zhangliang chromosome 5A, Zo_v1.1, whole genome shotgun sequence genome, ttccaatctacaaataaggaaagagatctaatctctttctttaatcttttgtagatccttttaaaagatatattttaatttttaatctctccaataaattatatctttcacataagaaaattttaaaattaaaatcctttttaatttaatgggggccggccacctaagcttgggttcaagctagggtcggtcacccatgaaccaaggcttggccggccctagcttgatccacaagctagcttggccgacccctatatcatgggtatgaaggtgggtataggtgggtatagtactctataaataagaggctacgtgtaacgacccgccttctactgactaggatgtgaggccgatcgctacattatgctgtgctaaattactattgcggaaatctggattgattaaaattttactaaactgattactgtaaaatctgaacttaatattctagatgtacctaggagttgtacacatgctagggaagataatctatgcctcttggatgtcctgctagctgtaatcaggcacttcaatcgattcatgaatcgattcatTCATtgatcgatccgatgatcgatccagcacgctactaaggaactggatcggtcggtgaccgatccgtaagctacattgcttatgcgggtggatcggtctaccgaccgatccgagtACACTGATTGGTCGGTAGATCGatgtctctgatcggtcggtggaccgatccaattcctgatcggtcctggatcggtcggtgaccgatccataacaacGCTAACTCTGTTAgcatccggatcggtcaccgaccgatccagcactaACCAATCGATCGATCGTAGATCGATCCGGGTTCGATTTCGAacgaacccctgatttcagcactatttcgtgcctcaatcacattacatgttctaagatggctaggaaacacactaacaaccacaactaacattctaacatcataaagaacaatgttctaagcataatagagtgcatggttaactaattcatagcgatcaacatactaaagtgcaaattgctaaaacactaaagagtacgaatgtttaaacaaagcttgctagagttccctacgatcttctttccaagttcctgcccacagacatcttcgtagcattgccctccagcctccgctagtccatctttcctttacctttatctgcagtataaggaaaagaaagtatctataagctttcgcttagtaagaaaccatctacctcactaaaaaatgcattcgatgcaatatgcttttaaaacatgttgtttgaaagtgcactgattagactgaaacatggcatgttatcatacatagaaatcaaagctagtcatggcattctatcatctaaacatgtgtaataaaagctgaacatgaacaccaaagcatggcatacaaagctaaccataactatcatgtgtaacaataaggaaaactgagctgaacatgaattaaactagtctggaactgaatccAAActtaactaacataactgatctttgtgagttttgaaaaactataatataatagattaaaatacataatcatactgccaatgggctcggcaactgtacatgctatgcgcgcatcctcaactaaacccggggttgcaaatcccgaatttagcaaggtttactaggttatctaaacctagggaccgactatgggagcccagcccaatggatatctaatcctgtacagtgccactactgaaaataaaatactgaatcatagctaattaatttaccttgcttctactaggttatctgaacctagaggcgattgtgggtgcccacccattggaccgtagtcccatatatgctgtggcaaggctaactaaactatttaaatgcttctattgcatttactgagctattaaaatgcctaagttgcattttttctgtgctaaataatttaatcgaacacttagtatgcactaattcgcatccttgtgccgaaagtctacatattactaaactaaaacatggaattcacatggaagctacttataccgcaggtgaggggtttcttacctcctgtttggattttcttacgattctaatcgctggatttccggaggagacgatcctttatacgatcttctcgcgtctatgcgttcttctcgcggagggaagcGTCCTCATGCTTTTGTGTTGCCGAGAGGTGCTCCTAGAACCcatggcttggtgcgccgagagaaggagagaaaaaaaaagaggggtcggcgaaactagggtgaggagaggaagttcacggtggaaaccaaaaatataaccctcacttaattattttcccatatttatattaagtggtaattccggcccaactccaacttaaataaaattgtttccctttcctttcagcacggccctgctgggttcacttggttaccatggttcaccataagtcgtaggacccaataggtctcgggttcaattcccgcttaagctattttcgttttctatttattttttctacttccgctactctaaaaattccataaaaatattctaaaattccagaaaaatcatagaatatttctaaaatagttttgagaattttcgggcgttacactatgatagggaccgagaggagaaattagttttggtctcccgataaaattaagcatcccgtgttcgccccgaacacacaacttaattttatcaataataattcattccactagagaactattattgaactaccacatcaaacccaaattacatttttgggctccttcttattatgagtgtgttagtcttcttgtgtttaagatgtcgaatgtccactaattaagtgagttactgacaactcatttaattaatatattaatccaagaatagtaccactcaaccttatcgtcatgtcggactaagtccacctacagggtttaacataacaatctttatgagctcatcttgaggacattatcaacctagattactaggacacagtttccttctataatcaacaacatacattataagtgatatcatttcccaacttatcgggcttattgatttatcggactaaatctcacccattgataaattaaagaaataaatatcaaatatatgtgcttgttattatattaggattaagagcacacactttcataataactgagatctttgttcctttataaagtcagtataaaagaaaacgacctctaatagtcctactcaatacactctaagtgtactagtgtaattatatagttaagataaactaattcctaattacactacgaccttccaatggtttgttcctttccattttggtcgtgagctgctgtttataatttataaggtactgataacatcatcttctgtatgtgacaccacatactatgttatctacaatataaattaattgaacaactacaaacaaatgtagataatttgaccaaatgtgattctttattcaaaataaatgtttacaaaagcttaggctttcagtatacactttaacagatCCAAGTTGTGTCAATCGATTAGCACAAGtcattgatcgattgagaagttcctAATCAATTCAGTGATTGATTACAACCTTTTATTGTTTAAACAGAATAACCCTTAATCGATTCGGTAATCGATTCAGGgccttaattaattcaataattgattaTGAGACCTTTTATTTGCTAATACAGAGCTCTTAATCGATTCATTGATCGATTAAATGTTTAATCAATTCAGCAATCGATTACAAAACTCTTTGTACATGAAATCTTGCTCTTAATCAATTTAACAATCGATTAAGATGCTCAATCGATTCATCAATCGCTTGTGAAGTCCTCTATTTGCAATTTTTCATGGTTTAATTGATTGGCATGATCGGGCAATCAATTTAGCAGTTTCTATTTGCAATTTTTGTCATTTAATCGATTGGTAATCTTTTCCAATCGATTAGATTCGAatgaatcgatcggccaatcaatTAGTTGATGATCTCAACCCTTTAATTGATTGAGAATAGTTTTCAATTGTTTAAGAGAAGCTTTTGTCATGAATTTTGAACTATTGATCGATTGAAATAGACGCTAATCGATTGATAAACATATAAATCGATTGACGAATTGATTAAGATCGATTTGGGACGATTCCAATCTTGAATCAGGAAATAATTTTCCACCTCCGTATTTCCCTAATACCCAAAATAATAAAACTAAGACTACTACAATTCATAAACTATTTTATGATCATGTCGAAGCACGATCAAGCTTTGATACCACTGCTGGAATGCCCGATGCGGTGTGTGCTTAACACATTTCACAAAACATGCAGCGGAAGTAATAAGgacaataataaaactaaatttaTTACAAGACACATACCACACGCATGCATGATACAACTCACATAGACATAATCGTAAAATAAAACTTAAgtataacaattattctaggcgTACCTTACGGATGATGTGTAAAGGAAAGAGCATTAACTTTAGCAACATCtacgaacctcacctctattcgtattcAAGCTAAGTTCTTCGAGACAACTCCAGTAAGCAACAAGGTTTGCCTTTGATTGTTACCAGCCAAGCATGGAGGCGATGCGAtctaagaaaaggaagaagaatcaaagaagCTTGAGGAAAAAAGTCTTCCTTAACTTCTTGGTGGGAGGCGGCAAAGAgaggagggagaagagagagaggCTAGGTTTCAAAAACCTAAACCAACGAATAATGAATTGGTTAATTATTCTACCCTCcctttatataaataaaatctgCCTCAAATTCCTTAACTAAACTTTGACCTATTAACCTCTTAGTTTGGTTCAATATCTAACCAATTTGgtttaaaccaaaccaatttggtTATGACTAAACTAAATAGGATCTAACTCTTCCATTAGAGATGTGGTCCATCTGTGCTTTCGTTCTGACAAAATATCTTCTATACTTGTCCTTTGTCTTGTCCAACTAAACATCTTATCTctagatatgaaaattaaattttcaaacttattttatgtctttcAGATACTaatagtgtgtgtgacccaataggtttatGGTTTatattggtcatccataattaactatttaattatggatCAATCATGAATGACAcatagtagtatatcatgatccccaattaattaaaaaattacagTTGATTTTAGAACTAGTTCTGAACCCTTCAGCAGTTATAGTGAGTCGtttctcattcctttcactcgtcttatatccacttagTTCAGGACATGTTTAGTGTGTCTATCCCCATtagactgactatgtcacacctagcccaagtaacaTTAACTCGTCCTGTGGATTCAAACTACTACTACATGCATCTAAGAGTCTCATACTATTTACATGTGATGCTTCGCAAAGATTTTTAGTAACAATCTTGataagtggtcatagggtatacattTCCTCGCAAGGACCAGTGAATCCTCTGTGGACTATTCAAATACTTCCGGGcactttgacttatatccaatcatTTCAGGTCTATATTTTCAAGGAGATGCTTTGtttaagatgttaaagtataaaCCTCCATGACTAAGGTGACTTGAatatctcaagtcgaaggaaacttgtactTGAGCTGTAGGaaaaacttcacagacatatttaTGTatatagagaaccatatgaagtcttacagcaggTTACTCCAATGAATTGGTTACTATAACTAGCATACATGTTTGACTTTTGACATCCTAATGTCTCCCACTTATAAGTAACAACTGCTTGGTTAGATCAAGGAGTATAACCTGTGTTACTCTCACAGAATTGATAATGTCCAAATACATCAATTTATTGATtaggaaatattttaatattttcataATTACATATGTAGAGATGCTCACTACTTGCGATCTAATCACAAGttttctcatgctatgaatcataTTGTGGACATCTAATAAGTGAATTTAAGATCATTCAAGCATATAGGCAATGctcactcaaatagtgaatcttatCAAACTAAATAGTACAAACCATAAGATGAGTACACCTTTCAAACATAACGACTAGATGcaggaattaataatttaggaaCAATATATTGAAAAGTAGTTGGATAATTATATATGAATTGTTGATGGGATGGAATGcctttttcattaaaaaaaatcaaaatggaaTGTCATGTTTCGAAGAAAGAGTTCTTTTTTATGGTCCATTATACTTAAACTTactttttttcatatattttttattattatagtaAAAAATGATTATGTTCATTCTAGACGTCCCTCACAATCTATCACCAAATAATAAAATCAGCTTATAATTGAttctataaatatatattttttactattaaatAATATATGACAATTTTCCAAAAGCAGTATTTAGGTTTATGAATTTATCAAAAGATGCATACTACTTTAGTATTTACCAAAAGACGCACCTTTTTACAATGATCTTCCTATTCTACCCTCTTGACAAATTTAGttgatttcctttttcttttctttgtcatttctctctcttctcttttctacTATGCATGCAACGTATCTTTTCTTTCCTGTCCTCttttttatcttctttttttttttctttttttataaatttttttctcaaaCCTATTATAGGAGATtagacccacgttgggcttgatatctctccatatcaggcctaacaacaggaagaaaaaaggaaaaaggaaaaaaaaaagaaagaaagagagatttaggtttttcaaaacctctggtctacCACTAGGAATgctgaaaataacaatggagagcatatttagactccttgtaattttagaaatccacaggaactgaaatgagtgcaatcggagctctctaggtccataagtgggttTTGATTGAAACCCACTGATCAACCTAGACACCTCAGATTACAGTCATTTCAGGTCctgtgaatttctaaaattgcaaggagtccaaatatgctcttcaTTGTTATTTTcaacattcctagtggtggaccagaggttttgaaaaacctaaatctctcttttttccttttttttattattgggcCTGATacgaagagatatcaggcccaacatgggcccgatatctcttcatatcaggcctaatgtgggcctgatatctccccatatcatgcccaatgtgggcctgatatggggagatatcaggcctaacgacagaaaaagagaaagaaagctatttaggtttttcaaaacctctgatccaccactaggaatgtcaaaaataaaaatggagagtatatttggacttcttgtaattttagaaattcacaggacctgaaatgactataatctgaggtctctaggtcgatcagtcggtttcgatcaaaacccacttattgacctagagagctccgattgcacccattttagtttctgtggatttctgatatttcaagaagttcaaatatgatatctattatttatttcaacttctaaaagatgttaaaatataataaaaaaagaatTAGCAAAACAATCCCCATAtgttttaggtttttcaaaacctctggtccaccactaggaatgtcgaaaataacaatggagagcatatttggactctttgcaattttagaaatccacaagaccTTAAATGactgcaatcggagctctctaggtccatttgtgggttttgaccaagacccacggatggacctagagagctccgattgcagcTATTTCAGGtcttatggatttctaaaattgcaaggagtccaaatatactctccattattatttttggcattcctagtggtggaccagaggttttgaaaaatctaaatttttttttctttttttcctttttttttaacaacagcaaaaaaaaataaagaaaaaaaagaaaaaaaaagaaaaaaaaaagagagatttaggtttttcaaaatctctggTCCACCATtaggaatgtcaaaaataataatgaagagtatatttggactccttgtaattttagaaatccactggACCTGAAATGactgcaatctgaggtctctaggtccatcgatgggtttcagtcaaaactcactgatagacctagagagctccgattgtacccatttcagtttttgtggatttctgatgttgcaaggagttcaaatatgttatgtattatttatttcaacttctaaaagatgttaaaatataataaaaaagaattaGCAAAATAAGCCCaatacgttgggtctgatatgaattATATCAGGcctaggcctgatatgattccatatcaagccCATGAGGATTGATGTCAATTCatcattattataattttacatctccgtagaagttgaaataaataatggatcaaTCTCTGTTGATTTATGGAGTTGcaaagaattcaaatatgtcaTCTATTGATTATTTCGACTTCTCCAAATGTATTctaatgttatcaaaaaatcaactaaactctaaacgttgtgggcctgatatgatttataTATCAAGCCTATGTTAGGCATGCAcgtatagaaaaaaaaaaaaggaaagacaaTAGCAGAGAGGAAAAATTAGATTGGTTGCATGCATAGGAAAAAGTAaatagaaaagagagagaaataacagtaaaaagaaaaaaaaacagatttGTCATAAGGATAAAATAGGAAATGTACTTAAAAAGATATATTTTTGATAAATACCAAAATAACATACagcttttaataaatttaaatatctatGTTTTACTAAATTGCCAAATAATATAAAGTTACGAATTCTTTCAATCAACCAACTATGGTTGTCAAAGTAACATTGTCAAAGTAGCAGTTGTGAGTTCTCTTTCGTATTTGCGTACAAActttaatatacaatttattcTGTGTCTTCTCTCCCCAACATGAGTCTTTTTCCGTTACCTGCTCCTTAAAAGAAATAAATTGCTTGTTGCTGTTATGCTACATCTCCCTTCCTGCTTAATTAACTCTTATCCATATTGCTAATTGGCAGGTTAGAGCTTCTCCTCGTCCATGGCGTTCGCCATAATAAATCTCAACGTAGACGTTGACAGTTGCCTGAGCGGGCTGTGGGCATCGCTGGGACTGGGCAGGCCAAAATCCGGCATCAAGAAGTTGGAAAAGGAAATGGCAAGATTGAGAGGCAAAAGGGACGACATCAAGAACCAGATCGATGAGGCGGAGCGTGAGGGGAGAATTCCGACCAACGAAGTGAGCCAATGGCTACTCGAGGTGGAGACATTGGAAGGCAAAGTGGCTGCTATCAAGCAGGATTTCCAAAGTATTGGTGAGTATTCTCCCGTATATACCTTTTTGCATTTTCACGCCAATTCAATTGCAATTCTTTGTGTTTTGATCCATACAAGCTACTACTGCTTTTATctataagagagagagagaaacaaaaaaaaatggaatttGTATTTAGGTTGCTTCAGTTGCCATTGCTTCAATCAAACTGGCGGCATGTTGAGTCAAGCACAGCAAGCAAGAGAACAGGTCTCTATCAGAGAGTCATTAAACTGCTGCTCCATGAATCGAAGAGTGGCGAAGAAGCTCGGCGAGGCTAATGAATTGATGAGCCGAGCTGATGCACTGGATCCGATTGCCACTGTTGGGCCTCCGGAACCCACCGTGATACTTCCCATCTCCCACCGTCCACCTGTTGGGATCGAGTCTTATGTGAAGGACATTGTGGGCTACATAGATGGTGGAGACGACAGTGTTATAGCCATCTACGGAATGGGTGGTGTCGGTAAGACCACCATGTTGAAGAGCATCCATCAACACTATCTTCTTAAGCATAGCATATTTGATCGTGTCATATGGCTTGTTGCCTCCAAAGACTGCCAATTCAAAAGGCTCCAGATGGATATTAGCAAGAGTCTAGGACTGAAGACAATGCAGGAGAATGACGACGAACGAACTTGTGGTGATAAACTGTTTAGCTACTTGAAGAACAAAAAGTGCTTGTTGTTACTTGATGACATTTGGGAACACGTGAATCTTCAACTGTTGGGGATGGCACACTCAGCTACTGAGCGACGCCAGCAGCAGCAGCCGCGCAAAGTTGTGGTGTTCACGACCCGTAGCGAGACAATATGTGCACAAATGAAAGCAGGAAAGAAGATTAAAGTCAAATGCCTGGATACAAATCAAGCATGGCAACTATTTGAGGAGAATAGCTACGGGGATGTTCTCTGCTCAGATGGTGGAATTAATTTCATTGCTCGTGAACTTGCTAAAGAATGTGCAGGTCTTCCGCTCGCTCTTATCACTGTTGCCCAGGCCATGTCAGGGAAAAGGTCCTGGGAAGCTTGGAACGACGCTCTCCATCAAATAAGGGATAAACACGAGTGGACAACCATTGGGCTTCCAGAAGATTCAGTGGTCATGTATAAAGCCTTCAAACTGAGCTATGACAGTTTAGAGAATGATTCCATAAGAGAATGCCTCTTGTGTTGTGCTTTGTGGCCTGAAGATTATGGGATCCACAAATACTATGAGTTGATACCGTGTTGGATTGGTTGCGGAATAATCCGTGAATTTAATGTGATCAATGAAGCTTTCGCCAAAGGACGTTCCCATTTGGAAGCTCTCATGGCTGCATCTTTGCTAGAGCGCTCTAGTGAAATAGGCAATTTTTACTCAAGGCACTGTGTAACGATGCACGACGTTATCCGAGACATGGCACTGCTGATGGTCTCTGGGTTGGACTTGGAGGGGATCAAAAGAAAATGGATTGTAAAAGCAGGAATCGGGTTGAGTCATTTGCTTAGACAGGAGGAATGGCAAGAAGCAGAGCGAGCATCATTCATGAGCAATCAGATTACATCTTTACAAGAATATGGAGCTTCGACTTTTTCAAAACTTTCTATGTTGTTTCTCCATGCTAACTGTGGCCTGACAATTCCTCCGGCTTTCTTCGCAAGCATGCCTCATTTAGAATACTTGGATCTCTCTAATTGTCGTATAACACAACTTCCGGAAGATATCGATAGCTTAACTGAGCTTCAATATTTAAACTTGTCCTACAATCCTATTATAAGACTGCCGACCAAATTTGGTTGCCTCGGCAAATTAGAGTACTTGCGTCTAAGGAAAACTAAAATTGAAACTATGCTAAATGGGACGATATCCAATTTATCAATGCTCAAGTGGCTGGACATAAGAGAGATTCATCCTACACCTGAGTGGTGGTGGGATGAGCTGAAATGTTTCAAAGGACACCCCCAATTAAGTGTGGCAATTGACATCGATGCGACAACAGCTAACATCGAGCGACTCAACATATTACCAAATGTCTCCATATGGAACCTCACCATATATGGAAAGGATGCTTcttcaaagcttccaagcctagaTCTCAGCACTCTTCTATGGAGCTACAACGTCAGTGACAACCTTGAGTCTCTAACTATTATAAATGTCGCAGTAGACAAACTGATGTTGACTGTCGATATGGGTCACGAATCAAGTTTCGGATGTTTAAAGATTCTCTATTTGTTTGACCTACAACTATTGGAAAAGATTTCATTGAATGGAGTTGTGCTCCGCGAACTATATATTTTTGGATGCCCCATGTTGAAGGATGTTTCTTGGGTTCTCCAATTGTCATGCCTTAATCATCTAGAGATAAATAATTGTCCAAAAATGAAGGAACTAATAAGTCAGGTAGGGAACTCCGACTCCAACTCCATCTGTAGCTCTAGCATCCAGCGGTTGGCTTTGAATGACATGCCGAACCTCAATTGCATCGCAGACCAACCACTTCTTTTTCCTTACTTAGAATATATAAGTGTGCTGGATTGTCCAAAGCTCAAAAAATTGCCATTTG is a window encoding:
- the LOC121981523 gene encoding probable disease resistance protein At1g61300, whose amino-acid sequence is MAFAIINLNVDVDSCLSGLWASLGLGRPKSGIKKLEKEMARLRGKRDDIKNQIDEAEREGRIPTNEVSQWLLEVETLEGKVAAIKQDFQSIGCFSCHCFNQTGGMLSQAQQAREQVSIRESLNCCSMNRRVAKKLGEANELMSRADALDPIATVGPPEPTVILPISHRPPVGIESYVKDIVGYIDGGDDSVIAIYGMGGVGKTTMLKSIHQHYLLKHSIFDRVIWLVASKDCQFKRLQMDISKSLGLKTMQENDDERTCGDKLFSYLKNKKCLLLLDDIWEHVNLQLLGMAHSATERRQQQQPRKVVVFTTRSETICAQMKAGKKIKVKCLDTNQAWQLFEENSYGDVLCSDGGINFIARELAKECAGLPLALITVAQAMSGKRSWEAWNDALHQIRDKHEWTTIGLPEDSVVMYKAFKLSYDSLENDSIRECLLCCALWPEDYGIHKYYELIPCWIGCGIIREFNVINEAFAKGRSHLEALMAASLLERSSEIGNFYSRHCVTMHDVIRDMALLMVSGLDLEGIKRKWIVKAGIGLSHLLRQEEWQEAERASFMSNQITSLQEYGASTFSKLSMLFLHANCGLTIPPAFFASMPHLEYLDLSNCRITQLPEDIDSLTELQYLNLSYNPIIRLPTKFGCLGKLEYLRLRKTKIETMLNGTISNLSMLKWLDIREIHPTPEWWWDELKCFKGHPQLSVAIDIDATTANIERLNILPNVSIWNLTIYGKDASSKLPSLDLSTLLWSYNVSDNLESLTIINVAVDKLMLTVDMGHESSFGCLKILYLFDLQLLEKISLNGVVLRELYIFGCPMLKDVSWVLQLSCLNHLEINNCPKMKELISQVGNSDSNSICSSSIQRLALNDMPNLNCIADQPLLFPYLEYISVLDCPKLKKLPFGVEILKNRLKRIDGEDNWWNNLDWDDQIIKNSLTPYFRFR